Proteins encoded in a region of the Pediococcus claussenii ATCC BAA-344 genome:
- the mobQ gene encoding MobQ family relaxase, translating to MAIFHMSFSNISAGKGRSAIAGASYRSGEKLFDQKEGRSYFYARSVMPESFILTPKNAPEWASDREKLWNEVERKDRRANSRYAKEFNVALPVELSEDEQKELLTKYVQENFVNAGMVADVAIHRDHPDNPHAHVMLTNRPFNSDGTWGIKSKKQYILDDNGNKTYTGTSKYPKSRKILMVDWDKKEKITEWRHNWATAVNQVLEAKNLPDRISEKSYEEQGIDEVATQHEGINSQKEKRQEFNQNVKQQRQAKAEAKNTNEKIHNERRMQTLQRHYSFDEKRLVAQLSNRLKTFVSLENLDEKQRMLFNWKNSTMIKQAIGQDMTKQLITINQQENSLAEANQLLDKVVNRTVRKLYPDIDFERVTMAEKRELIKETDSEQKVFAGNELKDRLAMIRTNIINQQILTFTKRPFVSWLMLEKQEQRVKENTSDILAKKGYRFKDIKLTKGALLNGFEENEQNVLKRSIKELSAINEVKKVVDTQYNSVLTKSFPDIDLNKVKMTEKERLYTAVIYYNPELQPLEKQDITRLKNKPPEKFTTQEHVQGLAYLSGQVKPDEIKNANLLRVLNNRGTQQLFIGEAGQDKNISAKQIEQAKQAVKQHNLRSDDFRKENIEGYRAVNYNENTPIKYMSTLLSDALMSVLYSNTQDYELNKQRKAQEELEYELDKKKRQHHKHGRRGGTIHR from the coding sequence ATGGCAATTTTTCACATGAGCTTTAGTAATATTAGTGCTGGAAAAGGAAGAAGTGCAATTGCTGGAGCAAGTTATCGAAGTGGCGAAAAATTATTCGATCAAAAAGAAGGTCGAAGTTATTTTTATGCTCGGTCGGTTATGCCAGAAAGCTTTATTTTGACACCAAAGAATGCGCCAGAATGGGCGAGTGATAGAGAGAAATTATGGAACGAAGTAGAAAGAAAAGACCGTCGAGCAAACTCACGGTACGCTAAAGAGTTTAACGTGGCTCTGCCAGTTGAATTAAGTGAAGATGAACAGAAAGAATTATTGACAAAATATGTACAAGAAAATTTTGTTAATGCAGGCATGGTAGCCGACGTGGCAATTCATCGCGACCACCCAGATAATCCGCACGCTCATGTGATGTTAACTAATCGGCCGTTTAATTCAGATGGAACATGGGGAATTAAGAGCAAAAAGCAATATATTTTAGATGATAATGGCAACAAAACATATACCGGAACTAGCAAGTACCCTAAGAGTAGAAAAATACTGATGGTCGATTGGGATAAAAAAGAAAAAATAACTGAATGGCGTCACAATTGGGCTACCGCGGTTAATCAAGTTTTAGAAGCTAAAAATTTACCAGACCGTATTAGTGAAAAATCATATGAAGAACAAGGAATTGATGAAGTGGCAACACAACACGAGGGTATCAATTCACAGAAAGAAAAGCGCCAAGAATTTAATCAAAATGTTAAGCAACAACGACAAGCCAAAGCAGAAGCAAAAAATACTAATGAAAAAATCCATAATGAACGCCGTATGCAAACCTTACAGCGCCATTATTCATTTGATGAAAAACGACTGGTTGCACAGTTGAGTAATCGACTAAAAACATTTGTTAGCTTAGAGAACCTAGATGAGAAGCAACGTATGCTATTTAATTGGAAAAATAGCACTATGATTAAGCAAGCAATTGGACAGGATATGACAAAGCAACTAATAACTATTAATCAACAAGAAAATTCATTAGCAGAAGCTAATCAGTTGCTAGATAAAGTAGTTAATCGAACAGTTAGAAAACTTTACCCTGATATTGATTTTGAACGGGTAACAATGGCAGAAAAACGTGAACTAATTAAAGAAACAGATAGTGAACAAAAGGTATTTGCAGGAAACGAATTAAAAGATCGCTTGGCAATGATAAGAACTAATATTATAAATCAACAAATTCTAACATTTACTAAGCGTCCATTCGTTAGTTGGTTAATGCTTGAAAAGCAAGAACAGCGAGTCAAGGAAAATACTAGCGATATTTTGGCTAAAAAAGGCTACCGCTTTAAAGATATTAAGCTAACAAAAGGTGCTTTACTAAACGGTTTTGAAGAAAATGAACAAAACGTATTAAAGCGAAGCATTAAAGAACTTTCAGCAATTAATGAAGTTAAAAAAGTGGTTGATACACAATACAACAGCGTTCTAACTAAGTCTTTTCCTGATATAGACTTAAACAAAGTAAAAATGACTGAAAAAGAGCGATTATATACGGCAGTTATTTATTACAATCCTGAGCTTCAACCACTGGAGAAACAGGATATAACCCGTCTAAAAAACAAGCCACCAGAAAAATTTACAACGCAAGAGCATGTACAAGGACTTGCTTATTTAAGCGGACAGGTTAAACCAGATGAGATTAAAAATGCTAATTTGTTACGTGTGTTGAACAATAGAGGCACACAACAGTTGTTTATTGGTGAAGCAGGACAAGATAAAAATATTTCTGCTAAGCAAATTGAACAGGCTAAGCAGGCAGTAAAACAACATAATTTAAGGAGTGATGATTTCCGAAAAGAGAATATAGAAGGGTACAGAGCCGTTAATTATAATGAAAATACTCCAATAAAGTATATGAGTACATTATTATCAGATGCCTTAATGAGCGTGCTTTATTCAAATACCCAAGATTATGAGCTGAACAAACAAAGGAAAGCACAAGAGGAATTGGAATACGAGTTAGATAAAAAGAAACGTCAACATCATAAACATGGACGTCGTGGTGGTACGATTCACAGATAA
- a CDS encoding zeta toxin family protein — MIDKPQYIIVAGINGAGKSTLYDTFPILFDKTKRINADELLRQMGGDWHKDSDNLKAMKEEIKQLHYALDHQQSIHVETTLAGRGKAQLNLIDKAHKNGFEVTLLYVALRDENLAIQRVNERVQKGGHGVPVATIKKRYQQSKHNLPLVAFKSDKVMIYDNSEKFTSVYAREKGQVFKNDLRHFPWINQNITYPEKVQKQLQNFADQNPEIKPKNDPENKNDRPSY; from the coding sequence TTGATAGATAAACCCCAATATATAATTGTTGCTGGTATTAACGGAGCAGGAAAAAGTACGCTATACGATACATTTCCCATCTTGTTTGACAAAACAAAACGGATTAACGCTGATGAACTTTTAAGACAAATGGGTGGCGATTGGCATAAAGATAGTGACAACTTAAAAGCCATGAAAGAAGAAATCAAACAACTACACTATGCTTTAGATCACCAGCAAAGTATTCACGTAGAAACAACACTGGCAGGTAGAGGCAAAGCTCAACTCAATTTGATTGACAAAGCTCACAAAAATGGCTTTGAAGTGACTTTATTATATGTTGCTTTGCGAGATGAAAATTTAGCTATCCAAAGGGTCAACGAACGGGTACAAAAAGGTGGCCACGGTGTTCCAGTAGCAACGATCAAGAAACGTTATCAGCAATCCAAACATAATTTGCCATTAGTGGCCTTTAAATCTGATAAGGTCATGATCTATGATAATAGCGAAAAGTTTACCTCTGTTTATGCAAGAGAGAAGGGACAAGTTTTTAAGAACGATTTGAGGCATTTTCCTTGGATAAACCAAAATATTACTTATCCAGAAAAGGTGCAAAAGCAGTTACAAAATTTTGCAGATCAAAATCCAGAAATTAAGCCCAAAAATGATCCAGAAAATAAAAACGATCGGCCTAGTTATTAG
- a CDS encoding type II toxin-antitoxin system RelB/DinJ family antitoxin: MAVKEKKRVQVQIDKELADNTEAVLSQLGLNPTTAINMFYKRIVADAALPFKPALSEAERANLSLLKVTKETPVTEFKDAKEVADWLNDPDED; the protein is encoded by the coding sequence ATGGCAGTTAAGGAAAAGAAACGCGTACAAGTCCAGATTGACAAAGAATTGGCAGATAATACCGAAGCCGTTTTAAGCCAGTTAGGTCTAAACCCAACTACCGCGATCAATATGTTTTATAAGCGGATCGTAGCTGACGCAGCATTACCGTTTAAACCAGCCCTGAGCGAAGCCGAAAGAGCTAATTTAAGCCTTTTAAAGGTTACCAAAGAGACACCAGTAACAGAGTTCAAAGACGCTAAAGAAGTCGCTGATTGGCTCAATGATCCAGATGAGGACTAA